The Pseudomonas fluorescens genome includes a window with the following:
- the yegQ gene encoding tRNA 5-hydroxyuridine modification protein YegQ: protein MTLAAPELLAPAGTLKNMRYAFAYGADAVYAGQPRYSLRVRNNEFDHANLALGIAEAQAMGKRFYVVVNIAPHNAKLRTFLKDLEPVIAMAPDALIMSDPGLIMLVRRHFPQMPIHLSVQANTVNWASVEFWQQQGLSRIILSRELSLEEIAEIREQVPAMELEVFVHGALCMAYSGRCLLSGYLNKRDANQGSCTNACRWKYAAQPAVENIVGDIVQSYQPEPTLGLGAPTDQVFLLQEANRPEESMPAFEDEHGTYIMNAKDLRAVQHVERLARMGVHSLKIEGRTKSHFYCARTTQVYRRAIDDAVAGREFDRGLMTDLESLAQRGYTEGFLRRHVHDEYQNYQNGSSVSERQQFVGELTGARRERLAEVRVKNRFGLGDHMELMTPKGNFHFDLHQLQNAKGQGIEVAPGDGHVVYLPIPDAVDLRFGLLMRDVRELPA from the coding sequence ATGACCCTCGCCGCCCCCGAACTGCTGGCTCCCGCCGGTACCCTGAAAAACATGCGCTATGCCTTCGCCTACGGTGCCGATGCGGTGTATGCCGGCCAGCCGCGCTACAGCCTGCGGGTGCGCAACAACGAGTTCGACCATGCGAATCTGGCCTTGGGTATTGCCGAGGCCCAGGCCATGGGCAAGCGCTTCTACGTGGTGGTGAACATTGCCCCGCACAACGCCAAGCTGCGCACCTTCCTCAAAGACCTTGAACCGGTGATCGCCATGGCGCCGGACGCGCTGATCATGTCCGACCCGGGGCTGATCATGCTGGTGCGCCGGCACTTCCCCCAGATGCCGATTCACCTGTCGGTGCAGGCCAACACGGTGAACTGGGCGAGCGTCGAGTTCTGGCAGCAGCAGGGCTTGAGCCGGATCATCCTGTCCCGGGAACTGTCCCTGGAGGAAATCGCCGAGATCCGCGAGCAGGTGCCGGCCATGGAATTGGAAGTGTTCGTCCACGGAGCGCTGTGCATGGCTTATTCCGGGCGCTGCCTGCTGTCCGGCTATTTAAACAAGCGCGACGCCAACCAGGGCAGTTGCACCAATGCCTGTCGCTGGAAATATGCGGCACAACCGGCGGTGGAAAATATCGTGGGCGACATTGTGCAGAGCTATCAGCCCGAGCCGACCCTGGGTCTCGGCGCGCCCACTGACCAAGTGTTTTTGCTCCAGGAAGCCAACCGCCCGGAAGAATCCATGCCGGCCTTCGAGGACGAACACGGCACCTACATCATGAATGCCAAGGACCTGCGCGCCGTACAACACGTCGAGCGCCTGGCGCGCATGGGCGTGCATTCGCTGAAGATCGAAGGCCGGACCAAGTCGCACTTCTATTGCGCGCGCACCACCCAGGTGTATCGCCGGGCCATCGATGACGCGGTGGCCGGCCGGGAATTCGATCGTGGCCTGATGACCGACCTGGAGTCCCTGGCCCAGCGCGGCTACACCGAAGGTTTTCTGAGGCGCCACGTGCACGACGAATACCAGAACTACCAGAACGGCAGCTCGGTGTCGGAGCGCCAGCAGTTCGTCGGCGAACTGACCGGCGCACGGCGCGAACGCCTGGCCGAAGTGCGGGTGAAGAACCGCTTTGGCCTGGGGGATCACATGGAACTGATGACCCCCAAGGGCAATTTCCACTTCGACCTGCATCAGTTGCAGAATGCCAAAGGCCAGGGCATCGAGGTGGCACCGGGGGATGGACACGTGGTGTACCTGCCCATCCCGGATGCGGTGGACCTGCGGTTTGGGTTGTTGATGCGCGATGTGCGCGAGTTGCCTGCCTGA
- a CDS encoding AI-2E family transporter, with protein sequence MNRKMLQNKAQMLLLVLVTIAFIWILLPFYGAVFWAVILGIVFAPMQRRLQLKFGWHRNVTSLFTLSICVVSAILPVIIISTLLVQEGAALYKSLESGELDIADYLARFKDALPPYFQHLLDRFGLGNLNGLRDKIVRSAMQGSEFFATQAFSFGQGTFQFMVSFFVMIYLLFFFLRDGAELVRKVRMAIPLAEHQKRRLQLKFNRVVRATVKGNLLVAISQGALGGLIFWVLGISTVLPWAVLMAFLSLLPAVGAGLVWAPVAVYFLLSGAIWQGVVLTLFGVFVIGLVDNFLRPILVGKDTKMPDYMVLVSTLGGLAVFGLNGFVIGPLIAALFMSSWALFVETTPRVQLP encoded by the coding sequence ATGAATCGAAAGATGCTGCAAAACAAAGCCCAGATGCTGCTCCTGGTGCTGGTCACCATCGCGTTCATCTGGATTCTGCTGCCGTTTTACGGCGCGGTGTTCTGGGCGGTGATCCTGGGCATCGTCTTTGCGCCGATGCAGCGCCGCCTGCAGTTGAAATTCGGCTGGCACCGCAATGTCACGTCGCTGTTCACGTTGAGCATCTGTGTGGTCAGCGCGATCTTGCCGGTGATCATCATCAGTACGTTGTTGGTCCAGGAAGGCGCGGCGCTGTACAAGAGCCTGGAAAGCGGAGAACTGGACATTGCCGATTACCTGGCCCGTTTCAAGGATGCCTTGCCGCCGTACTTTCAGCACCTGCTGGACCGCTTCGGCCTGGGCAACCTGAACGGCTTGCGCGACAAGATCGTCAGGAGCGCGATGCAGGGCAGCGAGTTCTTCGCCACCCAGGCCTTCAGTTTCGGGCAGGGCACCTTTCAGTTCATGGTCAGCTTCTTCGTGATGATCTACCTGCTGTTCTTCTTTCTGCGCGACGGCGCGGAGCTGGTGCGTAAGGTGCGCATGGCCATTCCCTTGGCGGAACACCAAAAGCGCCGCCTGCAGCTGAAGTTCAATCGAGTGGTGCGCGCCACGGTGAAAGGCAACCTGCTGGTCGCCATCAGCCAGGGGGCGCTGGGTGGGCTGATCTTCTGGGTCCTGGGGATTTCGACGGTGTTGCCCTGGGCGGTGCTGATGGCGTTCCTGTCGTTGTTGCCAGCGGTGGGGGCGGGCCTCGTCTGGGCGCCGGTGGCGGTGTATTTCCTGCTTTCCGGGGCGATCTGGCAGGGCGTGGTGCTGACGCTGTTCGGGGTGTTCGTGATCGGCCTGGTGGACAATTTCCTGCGCCCGATCCTGGTGGGCAAGGACACCAAGATGCCCGACTACATGGTGCTGGTCTCGACACTGGGCGGGCTGGCGGTGTTCGGGCTCAATGGCTTCGTGATCGGGCCGCTGATCGCCGCGCTGTTCATGTCGAGTTGGGCCCTGTTCGTCGAAACCACGCCGCGGGTGCAGTTGCCCTAG
- a CDS encoding amino acid aminotransferase, whose product MSLFSAVELAPRDPILGLNEAFNADTRTNKVNLGVGVYCNEEGRIPLLRAVVEAETARVAQHVSRGYLPIDGIAAYDQAVQTLLFGKDSPLITSGRVITTQAVGGTGALKIGADFLKQLLPDAVVAISDPSWENHRALFETAGFPVQNYRYYDAATHDVNRSGLLEDLNALPDRSIVVLHACCHNPTGVDLSPEDWKNVLAVVKAKNHVPFLDMAYQGFGAGIDEDAAAVRLFAESGLTFFASSSFSKSFSLYGERVGALSIVSESKEESARVLSQVKRVIRTNYSNPPTHGASIVAAVLNSPELRAQWEAELAEMRLRIRGMRIQMVDMLAKAAPHHDFSFVARQSGMFSYSGLTVEQVTRLRNEFGIYALDTGRICVAALNQNNIDAVTKAIVQVI is encoded by the coding sequence ATGAGCCTGTTTTCCGCTGTCGAATTGGCACCCCGCGACCCCATCCTGGGCCTCAACGAAGCTTTCAACGCCGACACCCGTACCAACAAGGTCAACCTGGGTGTGGGTGTTTACTGCAATGAAGAGGGGCGTATTCCACTCCTGCGCGCCGTTGTCGAGGCCGAGACGGCTCGCGTGGCTCAGCACGTTTCCCGTGGCTACTTGCCGATCGACGGCATCGCCGCCTACGACCAGGCCGTGCAGACCTTGCTGTTCGGCAAGGATTCGCCGCTGATCACCTCCGGTCGCGTCATCACCACCCAGGCCGTGGGCGGCACCGGTGCACTGAAGATCGGTGCCGACTTCCTCAAGCAACTGCTGCCTGACGCCGTCGTCGCCATCAGCGACCCAAGCTGGGAAAACCACCGCGCCCTGTTCGAAACCGCTGGTTTCCCGGTGCAGAACTACCGCTACTACGACGCCGCCACCCACGACGTGAACCGCAGCGGCCTGCTGGAAGACCTCAACGCCCTGCCCGACCGCTCCATCGTTGTGCTGCACGCCTGCTGCCACAACCCGACCGGCGTGGACCTGAGCCCGGAAGACTGGAAAAACGTGCTGGCCGTGGTCAAGGCCAAGAACCACGTTCCGTTCCTGGACATGGCCTACCAGGGCTTTGGCGCCGGTATCGACGAAGACGCGGCGGCCGTGCGCCTGTTCGCCGAGTCGGGCCTGACCTTCTTTGCCTCCAGCTCGTTCTCCAAGTCGTTCTCCCTGTACGGCGAGCGCGTCGGCGCCCTGTCGATCGTCAGCGAATCGAAAGAAGAAAGTGCCCGCGTGCTGTCCCAGGTCAAGCGCGTGATCCGCACCAACTACTCCAACCCACCGACCCACGGCGCCAGCATCGTCGCCGCCGTGCTCAACAGCCCGGAACTGCGGGCCCAGTGGGAAGCCGAGCTGGCCGAAATGCGCCTGCGCATTCGCGGCATGCGCATCCAGATGGTGGACATGCTGGCCAAGGCCGCCCCGCACCACGACTTCAGCTTCGTCGCACGCCAGAGCGGGATGTTCTCCTACTCCGGTCTGACCGTTGAACAAGTGACACGCCTGCGCAACGAGTTCGGCATCTATGCCCTGGACACCGGCCGCATCTGCGTGGCCGCGCTGAACCAGAACAACATCGATGCGGTGACCAAGGCCATCGTACAGGTGATCTGA
- the uvrB gene encoding excinuclease ABC subunit UvrB encodes MSEFQLVTRFQPAGDQPEAIRLMVEGIEAGLAHQTLLGVTGSGKTFSIANVIAQIQRPTLVLAPNKTLAAQLYGEFKAFFPNNAVEYFVSYYDYYQPEAYVPSSDTFIEKDASINDHIEQMRLSATKALLERKDAIIVTTVSCIYGLGSPETYLKMVLHVDRGDKLDQRALLRRLADLQYTRNDMDFARATFRVRGDVIDIYPAESDLEAIRIELFDDEVESLSAFDPLTGEVIRKLPRFTFYPKSHYVTPRETLLDAIEGIKVELQERLEYLRSNNKLVEAQRLEQRTRFDLEMILELGYCNGIENYSRYLSGRPAGAPPPTLYDYLPADALLVIDESHVSVPQVGAMYKGDRSRKETLVEYGFRLPSALDNRPMRFDEWESVSPQTIFVSATPGNYEAEHAGRVVEQVVRPTGLVDPQVEVRPALTQVDDLLSEISKRVALEERVLVTTLTKRMAEDLTDYLADHGVRVRYLHSDIDTVERVEIIRDLRLGTFDVLVGINLLREGLDMPEVSLVAILDADKEGFLRSERSLIQTIGRAARNLNGRAILYADRITGSMERAIGETERRRDKQIAFNLANGITPKGVFKDVADIMEGATVPGSRSKKRKGMAKAAEESARYEAELRSPSEITKRIRQLEEKMYQLARDLEFEAAAQLRDEIGKLRERLLVV; translated from the coding sequence ATGTCTGAATTCCAGCTAGTCACCCGCTTCCAGCCCGCCGGCGATCAGCCGGAAGCCATCCGCCTGATGGTCGAGGGCATCGAGGCCGGGCTGGCGCACCAGACGTTGCTCGGTGTGACCGGTTCGGGCAAGACCTTCAGCATCGCCAACGTGATCGCCCAGATTCAGCGCCCGACCCTGGTACTGGCGCCGAACAAGACCTTGGCGGCGCAGCTGTACGGCGAGTTCAAGGCGTTTTTCCCGAATAACGCCGTGGAATACTTCGTTTCCTACTACGACTACTACCAGCCCGAGGCCTACGTGCCGTCGTCGGACACCTTCATCGAGAAGGATGCCTCGATCAACGATCACATCGAACAGATGCGACTGTCGGCGACCAAGGCCTTGCTCGAGCGCAAGGACGCGATCATCGTCACCACGGTGTCGTGCATCTACGGCCTGGGCAGCCCGGAAACCTACTTGAAGATGGTGCTGCACGTGGACCGTGGCGACAAACTCGACCAACGCGCCTTGCTGCGGCGCCTGGCGGACTTGCAGTACACCCGCAACGACATGGATTTCGCCCGGGCGACGTTCCGGGTGCGTGGCGATGTGATCGACATCTACCCGGCGGAATCGGACCTGGAAGCGATTCGCATCGAGCTGTTCGACGATGAAGTGGAGAGCCTCTCGGCGTTCGACCCGCTGACCGGTGAAGTGATCCGCAAGTTGCCACGCTTCACGTTCTACCCCAAGAGCCACTATGTGACGCCCCGGGAAACCCTGCTGGACGCCATCGAAGGAATCAAGGTCGAGTTGCAGGAGCGCCTGGAATACCTGCGTTCGAACAACAAGCTGGTGGAAGCCCAGCGTCTGGAGCAGCGGACCCGGTTCGACCTGGAGATGATCCTGGAGCTGGGCTACTGCAACGGCATCGAAAACTATTCGCGCTACCTGTCGGGCCGTCCGGCGGGCGCGCCACCCCCCACCTTGTATGACTACCTGCCGGCCGATGCCCTGCTGGTCATCGACGAGTCCCACGTCAGCGTGCCCCAGGTCGGCGCCATGTACAAAGGCGACCGTTCGCGCAAGGAAACCCTGGTGGAATACGGTTTCCGCCTGCCCTCGGCCCTGGACAACCGGCCGATGCGCTTCGATGAATGGGAAAGCGTGAGCCCGCAGACGATTTTTGTCTCGGCCACCCCTGGCAACTACGAAGCCGAGCATGCCGGGCGGGTGGTCGAGCAAGTGGTGCGACCGACCGGGCTGGTGGACCCGCAAGTCGAGGTGCGCCCGGCGCTGACCCAGGTGGACGACCTGCTCTCGGAAATCTCCAAGCGCGTGGCGCTGGAAGAGCGAGTGCTGGTCACCACGCTGACCAAGCGCATGGCCGAAGACCTTACCGACTACCTGGCCGACCACGGCGTGCGGGTGCGTTACCTGCACTCGGACATCGACACGGTGGAGCGGGTCGAGATCATTCGCGACCTGCGCCTGGGCACTTTCGATGTGTTGGTGGGGATCAACCTGCTGCGCGAAGGCCTGGACATGCCGGAAGTGTCGCTGGTGGCGATTCTCGACGCCGACAAGGAAGGTTTCCTGCGTTCCGAGCGTTCGTTGATCCAGACCATCGGTCGTGCGGCACGTAACCTCAATGGCCGGGCGATTCTGTATGCCGACCGCATCACCGGCTCCATGGAGCGGGCCATCGGCGAGACCGAGCGCCGTCGCGACAAACAGATCGCCTTCAACCTGGCCAACGGCATTACCCCCAAAGGCGTGTTCAAGGACGTCGCCGACATCATGGAGGGCGCCACCGTGCCCGGCTCGCGCAGCAAGAAGCGCAAGGGCATGGCCAAGGCGGCCGAAGAGAGCGCTCGTTACGAGGCCGAACTGCGCTCGCCAAGCGAAATCACCAAGCGCATCCGGCAGTTGGAAGAGAAGATGTACCAGTTGGCCCGGGACCTGGAGTTCGAGGCGGCGGCGCAGTTGCGCGATGAGATTGGCAAGTTGCGCGAGCGTTTGCTGGTTGTCTGA
- the gltX gene encoding glutamate--tRNA ligase translates to MTTVRTRIAPSPTGDPHVGTAYIALFNYCFAKQHGGEFILRIEDTDQLRSTRESEQQIFDALRWLGIDWSEGPDVGGPHGPYRQSERGDIYQQYCQQLVDMGHAFPCFCTAEELDQMRAEQMARGETPRYDGRALLLSKEEVARRLAAGEPHVIRMKVPTEGVCVVPDMLRGDVEIPWDRMDMQVLMKTDGLPTYFLANVVDDHLMGITHVLRGEEWLPSAPKLILLYEYFGWEQPQLCYMPLLRNPDKSKLSKRKNPTSVTFYERMGFMPEAMLNYLGRMGWSMPDEREKFSLQEMVEHFDLSRVSLGGPIFDVEKLSWLNGQWLRDLPVEEFAARVQKWALNPEYMMKIAPHVQGRVETFSQIAPLAGFFFAGGVTPDAKLFESKKLSGDQVRQLMQLILWKLESLRQWEKDSITATIQAVVESLELKLRDAMPLMFAAITGQASSVSVLDAMEILGPDLTRFRLRQAIDLLGGVSKKENKEWEKLLGAIA, encoded by the coding sequence ATGACCACCGTCCGCACCCGCATCGCGCCTTCGCCCACTGGCGATCCCCATGTCGGCACCGCCTACATCGCTTTGTTCAACTATTGCTTTGCCAAGCAGCATGGCGGCGAGTTCATTCTGCGGATCGAGGACACCGACCAGTTGCGTTCGACCCGCGAGTCCGAACAGCAGATCTTCGACGCCCTGCGCTGGTTGGGGATCGACTGGAGCGAAGGCCCGGACGTCGGCGGCCCGCACGGTCCGTATCGCCAGAGCGAGCGTGGTGACATCTACCAGCAATATTGCCAGCAACTGGTGGACATGGGGCATGCGTTCCCGTGTTTCTGCACCGCCGAAGAGCTGGACCAGATGCGCGCCGAGCAAATGGCCCGTGGCGAAACCCCGCGCTACGACGGCCGGGCGCTGCTGCTGTCCAAGGAAGAAGTCGCTCGTCGCCTGGCGGCTGGCGAGCCCCATGTGATCCGCATGAAGGTGCCAACCGAAGGCGTCTGCGTGGTGCCGGACATGCTGCGTGGCGATGTCGAGATCCCGTGGGATCGCATGGACATGCAAGTGCTGATGAAGACCGACGGCCTGCCGACGTACTTCCTGGCCAACGTGGTCGACGATCACTTGATGGGCATCACCCACGTGTTGCGCGGTGAAGAATGGCTGCCGTCGGCGCCGAAACTGATCCTGCTCTACGAATACTTCGGCTGGGAGCAACCACAGCTGTGCTACATGCCGCTGCTGCGTAACCCGGACAAGAGCAAGCTGTCCAAGCGCAAGAACCCGACCTCGGTGACGTTCTACGAGCGCATGGGCTTCATGCCCGAGGCGATGCTCAACTACCTGGGACGCATGGGCTGGTCGATGCCGGACGAGCGCGAGAAGTTCTCGCTGCAGGAAATGGTCGAGCATTTCGATCTGTCGCGCGTGTCCCTGGGCGGGCCGATCTTCGACGTCGAGAAACTGTCGTGGCTCAACGGCCAGTGGCTGCGGGACCTGCCGGTGGAGGAGTTCGCCGCACGTGTGCAGAAGTGGGCATTGAACCCTGAGTACATGATGAAGATCGCTCCTCATGTGCAGGGTAGGGTAGAGACCTTCAGTCAGATCGCCCCGCTGGCCGGTTTCTTCTTCGCCGGCGGCGTGACGCCGGATGCGAAGTTGTTCGAATCCAAGAAGCTTTCGGGCGACCAGGTGCGCCAGTTGATGCAACTGATCCTGTGGAAGCTCGAAAGCCTGCGTCAATGGGAGAAGGACAGCATCACCGCGACCATCCAGGCCGTGGTCGAATCGCTGGAGTTGAAACTGCGCGATGCCATGCCGCTGATGTTCGCCGCCATTACCGGCCAGGCCAGCTCGGTGTCGGTGCTCGATGCGATGGAAATCCTCGGGCCGGACCTCACCCGTTTTCGCCTGCGCCAGGCCATCGATCTGCTCGGTGGTGTGTCGAAGAAGGAAAACAAGGAGTGGGAAAAACTGCTGGGCGCGATCGCGTAA
- a CDS encoding TetR/AcrR family transcriptional regulator: MSDKKAQTRERILKAASDALIQRGPAEPSVGEVMGAAGLTVGGFYAHFESKDALMLEAFKHLLSRRRGLIADMDGELTGEERRALVAAFYLSRKHRDSTENACPIPASVGELGRLPDAFREVLNEHIELMTAQLAASPEDADKVLADIALMVGGLALARALGPGELSDRLLRAAKSAVR, translated from the coding sequence ATGAGCGATAAAAAGGCACAAACCCGTGAACGCATTCTCAAGGCCGCCAGCGACGCGCTGATCCAGCGTGGGCCGGCTGAGCCGAGCGTGGGCGAGGTGATGGGCGCGGCCGGCCTGACGGTGGGCGGTTTTTATGCCCATTTCGAAAGCAAGGATGCCTTGATGCTGGAGGCATTCAAGCACTTGCTCAGCCGGCGTCGCGGCCTGATCGCCGACATGGACGGCGAGCTGACAGGCGAAGAGCGGCGCGCCCTGGTGGCGGCGTTCTATCTGTCGCGCAAGCACCGCGATTCCACCGAAAACGCTTGTCCGATCCCGGCGTCGGTCGGCGAGCTCGGCCGGCTGCCGGATGCGTTCCGTGAGGTCCTCAATGAGCATATCGAGCTGATGACCGCGCAATTGGCGGCCAGCCCGGAAGACGCCGACAAAGTCTTGGCCGACATTGCCCTGATGGTGGGCGGCCTGGCCCTGGCGCGGGCATTGGGCCCTGGAGAGTTGTCGGATCGTTTGCTGCGCGCCGCCAAGTCGGCGGTGCGATGA
- a CDS encoding alpha/beta fold hydrolase, with amino-acid sequence MNRLSWIRSVNGTLGWVAPRLVAKKMRGVFMQPRNLPPRDWELPLLASSERITLRFGLSALRWGRGPVVLLMHGWEGRPTQFGALITALVDAGYMVVALDGPAHGRSPGREANVLLFARAMLEAAAELPPLQAVIGHSMGGASAMLAVQLGLRTETLVSVAAPARILGVLRGFARIMGLPPKARSAFIREVERDVGMRAAKMDVSHYQLDLPGLIVHAEDDTFVSVKESQLIHEAWFDSRLLRLPEGGHQRVLADPRVIDGVLSLLAGRSLQARQSA; translated from the coding sequence ATGAACAGGTTGAGCTGGATTCGTAGCGTCAATGGCACGCTTGGTTGGGTGGCTCCGCGCCTGGTAGCGAAGAAGATGCGTGGGGTGTTCATGCAGCCCCGGAACCTGCCGCCCCGCGACTGGGAGTTGCCGTTGCTGGCCAGTTCTGAGCGCATCACCTTGCGTTTCGGTCTGTCGGCGTTACGTTGGGGCAGGGGCCCGGTCGTCCTGCTGATGCACGGCTGGGAAGGGCGGCCCACTCAGTTCGGGGCGTTGATCACTGCATTGGTGGACGCCGGCTACATGGTGGTGGCGCTGGACGGCCCGGCCCATGGTCGCTCTCCTGGTCGCGAGGCGAATGTCTTGCTGTTCGCCAGGGCCATGCTTGAAGCAGCGGCTGAATTACCGCCGCTGCAAGCCGTGATCGGGCATTCCATGGGCGGTGCCAGTGCCATGCTGGCGGTTCAGTTGGGGTTGCGTACCGAGACCCTGGTCAGTGTTGCCGCGCCCGCGCGCATTCTTGGCGTGTTGCGCGGGTTCGCCCGGATCATGGGGTTGCCACCCAAGGCACGTTCGGCCTTCATTCGCGAAGTGGAGCGTGACGTCGGCATGCGGGCCGCAAAGATGGACGTCTCCCACTACCAGCTGGATCTGCCCGGGCTGATCGTCCATGCCGAGGACGACACATTCGTCTCGGTCAAGGAATCGCAACTGATCCACGAAGCCTGGTTCGACAGCCGCTTGCTGCGATTGCCCGAGGGTGGGCACCAGCGGGTGCTGGCCGATCCTCGTGTCATTGATGGGGTGTTATCACTGCTGGCCGGGCGCAGCCTGCAAGCGCGGCAATCGGCTTGA